A single genomic interval of Nitratidesulfovibrio sp. SRB-5 harbors:
- the lptF gene encoding LPS export ABC transporter permease LptF — MQRQLFGELLHLFLLCLGSLLTLVLIGRGLQLRELFLGLDLGLADAVLLFVYLTPFFMLLVVPVACMLSVFLTFLRMSTDRELVALKAGGVSLYQMLAAPLLFCVLCTLLTLGISLQGLAWGMANFRATVMDIANSRARVVVQPGVFNKDIPGLTLFARQVDPADNRLSQVIVEDRSREDSTLTILAPTGAIATDEARGELLFRLQNGRLYKTEGQQVSVLGFGEYVVRIDLGLMFKGLDLGRVKPKELSWEQLRALPLDDGKGNVDDKLLRKVAVEVHKRWVFPAACLVLGLFAMPLACAFEGLHRQFGVVLALLMFLVYYSLLSFGLTTGEAGTIAPEVGLWTPNVLFLGAGLWGLRLAARERAPSLSGLFSHSRLARLRRKEAA; from the coding sequence CTGCAGCGCCAGCTGTTCGGCGAACTGCTGCACCTGTTCCTGCTCTGCCTGGGCTCGCTGCTCACCCTGGTTCTCATAGGCCGGGGCCTGCAACTGCGCGAACTCTTTCTGGGGCTGGACCTCGGCCTTGCCGACGCGGTGCTGCTGTTCGTCTACCTGACCCCGTTCTTCATGCTGCTGGTGGTGCCGGTGGCGTGCATGCTCAGCGTGTTCCTGACCTTTCTGCGCATGAGCACCGACCGCGAACTCGTCGCCCTCAAGGCGGGCGGCGTCAGCCTGTACCAGATGCTGGCCGCGCCGTTGCTGTTCTGCGTGCTGTGCACCCTGCTGACCCTGGGCATTTCGTTGCAGGGGCTGGCCTGGGGCATGGCCAACTTTCGCGCCACGGTCATGGACATCGCCAACAGCCGCGCCCGCGTGGTGGTGCAGCCCGGGGTGTTCAACAAGGACATTCCGGGGCTGACCCTGTTCGCCCGACAGGTGGACCCCGCGGACAACAGGCTGTCGCAGGTCATCGTCGAAGACCGCTCGCGCGAGGACTCCACCCTGACCATCCTGGCCCCCACCGGGGCCATCGCCACGGACGAGGCGCGCGGCGAACTGCTGTTCCGCCTGCAAAATGGCCGCCTGTACAAGACCGAAGGGCAGCAGGTTTCCGTGCTGGGCTTTGGGGAGTACGTGGTGCGCATCGACCTGGGGTTGATGTTCAAGGGGCTGGACCTCGGCAGGGTCAAGCCCAAGGAGCTTTCCTGGGAACAGCTGCGCGCGCTGCCGCTGGACGACGGCAAGGGCAACGTGGACGACAAGCTGCTGCGCAAGGTGGCCGTTGAAGTGCACAAGCGCTGGGTGTTTCCCGCGGCCTGCCTGGTGCTGGGGCTGTTCGCCATGCCGCTGGCCTGCGCCTTCGAGGGGCTGCACCGCCAGTTCGGCGTGGTGCTGGCCCTGCTGATGTTCCTGGTCTACTACAGCCTGCTCTCGTTCGGGCTGACCACCGGCGAAGCGGGCACCATTGCGCCGGAAGTGGGCCTGTGGACGCCCAACGTGCTCTTTCTGGGCGCTGGGCTGTGGGGGTTGCGGCTGGCCGCGCGCGAGCGCGCCCCGTCCCTGTCCGGGCTGTTCTCGCACAGTCGCCTGGCCCGGCTGCGCCGCAAGGAGGCAGCATGA
- a CDS encoding undecaprenyl-diphosphate phosphatase, giving the protein MHDIFSAVLLGIVEGLTEFLPVSSTGHLIITGDLLGFTGPKAATFEVVIQLGAILAVVVLYWDRFWGLLRPKPHVRFAGMRGIVMLGITSLPASLLGLATHHYIKENLFSPATVALALGVGAVAMLLVERRTHRPVYMGLDDMTPTLALGIGLFQCLALWPGFSRSAATIMGGMLLGARRGLAAEYSFIAAVPIMFAATGYDLLKSHALFTMADLPFFATGFVVSFLSAWVAVKVFIGLMGRVTLVPFAWYRLAVAPLVFWFMVN; this is encoded by the coding sequence ATGCACGACATCTTCTCCGCCGTCCTGCTCGGCATCGTCGAAGGGTTGACAGAATTCCTGCCCGTGTCTTCAACCGGGCACCTGATCATCACGGGCGACCTGCTGGGCTTTACCGGACCCAAGGCGGCCACCTTCGAGGTGGTCATCCAGCTCGGGGCCATACTGGCCGTGGTGGTGCTGTACTGGGACCGCTTCTGGGGCCTGCTGCGGCCAAAGCCGCACGTGCGCTTTGCCGGGATGCGCGGCATCGTGATGCTGGGCATCACCTCGCTGCCCGCCAGCCTGCTGGGTCTGGCGACGCATCATTACATCAAGGAAAACCTGTTCAGCCCGGCCACGGTGGCCCTGGCACTGGGCGTGGGCGCCGTGGCCATGCTGCTGGTGGAACGGCGCACGCATCGCCCCGTGTACATGGGCCTGGACGACATGACCCCCACGCTGGCGCTGGGCATCGGGCTGTTCCAGTGCCTGGCCCTGTGGCCTGGCTTTTCGCGCTCTGCCGCCACCATCATGGGCGGCATGCTGCTGGGCGCGCGGCGCGGCCTGGCCGCCGAATATTCGTTCATCGCGGCGGTGCCCATCATGTTCGCGGCAACGGGCTATGATCTGCTGAAGAGCCATGCCCTGTTCACCATGGCCGACCTGCCCTTCTTCGCCACCGGTTTCGTTGTGTCGTTCCTGTCCGCGTGGGTTGCCGTGAAGGTGTTCATCGGCCTCATGGGCCGGGTGACCCTGGTGCCCTTTGCCTGGTACCGGCTGGCCGTGGCCCCGCTGGTGTTCTGGTTCATGGTCAACTGA
- a CDS encoding Nramp family divalent metal transporter, translated as MGRLTARLKDILSTSECRSCASAREFLRYVGPGLLVTVGFIDPGNWASNVSAGAQFGYSLLWMVTLSTVMLILLQHNAAHLGIATGLCLSEAATIHLPRSVSVFVLGSAVAASVATALAELLGAAIALRMLFGLPLGVGTLLTMAVVCVLLLTNSYTRIERWIVGFVSLIGISFLYELTLVPVDWRAAAHGWVTPGIPPGALVVVMSVLGAVVMPHNLFLHSEVIQSRQWNLEDAVVIKRQLRYEYLDTLFSMLVGFAINSGMILLAAAAFYSRGLQVDELEQACALLSPLLGGAASTVFALALLFAGLSSSVTAGMAGGSIYAGMFGEPYAIKDKHTRWGVGITLGAAALIITAIEDPLKGLVYSQVALSMQLPFTVLLQLYLTSSRRVMGQYANPPSTRAMLCGIAFIVMALNALLLRELFFG; from the coding sequence ATGGGACGCCTGACGGCCCGCCTGAAGGACATCCTGTCCACCTCGGAGTGCCGCTCGTGCGCGTCCGCCCGCGAATTCCTGCGTTACGTGGGGCCGGGGCTGCTGGTCACCGTGGGGTTCATCGACCCCGGCAACTGGGCCTCCAACGTCAGCGCCGGGGCGCAGTTCGGCTATTCGCTGCTGTGGATGGTCACGCTGTCCACGGTCATGCTCATCCTGCTCCAGCACAACGCCGCGCACCTGGGGATAGCCACCGGGTTGTGCCTGTCCGAGGCGGCAACCATCCATCTGCCGCGCTCCGTTTCCGTCTTCGTTCTGGGGTCTGCCGTGGCGGCATCCGTGGCCACGGCCCTGGCGGAACTGCTGGGGGCGGCCATCGCCCTGCGCATGCTGTTCGGCCTGCCCCTGGGGGTGGGCACGCTGCTGACCATGGCCGTGGTCTGCGTGCTGCTGCTGACCAACTCCTATACCCGCATCGAACGCTGGATCGTGGGGTTCGTGTCGCTCATCGGCATCTCGTTCCTGTACGAGCTGACCTTGGTGCCGGTGGACTGGCGCGCCGCCGCGCACGGCTGGGTGACGCCGGGCATTCCCCCCGGCGCCCTGGTGGTGGTCATGAGCGTGCTGGGCGCCGTGGTCATGCCGCACAACCTGTTCCTGCATTCAGAGGTCATCCAGAGCCGCCAGTGGAACCTCGAGGACGCCGTGGTCATCAAGCGCCAGCTGCGCTACGAGTACCTGGATACGCTGTTCTCCATGCTGGTGGGCTTTGCCATCAACAGCGGCATGATCCTGCTGGCGGCGGCCGCATTCTACAGCCGCGGCCTGCAGGTGGACGAACTGGAACAGGCCTGCGCCCTGCTCTCGCCGCTGCTGGGCGGGGCGGCGTCCACGGTGTTCGCGCTGGCGCTGCTGTTCGCCGGGCTTTCGTCCAGCGTCACGGCGGGCATGGCCGGGGGCAGCATCTATGCCGGCATGTTCGGCGAACCCTACGCCATCAAGGACAAGCACACCCGGTGGGGTGTTGGCATCACCCTGGGAGCGGCGGCCCTGATAATCACCGCCATAGAAGACCCCCTGAAGGGACTGGTGTACTCGCAGGTGGCCCTTTCCATGCAGCTTCCGTTCACGGTGCTGCTGCAACTGTATCTTACGTCCAGCCGCCGGGTGATGGGCCAGTACGCAAACCCGCCGTCCACGAGGGCCATGCTGTGCGGCATTGCGTTCATTGTAATGGCGCTCAACGCCCTCTTGCTGCGGGAACTGTTTTTCGGTTAG
- a CDS encoding L-lactate permease — translation MDYLQLAAALAPIVWLIFSLVVLKLPAYRTCALTLVCTLALAVFGWWKMPAFMALSAALEGAAMALWPIMIVIIAAVFTYNLARHTGSMDVITRMLSSITTDKRLLVLIVAWGFGGFLEGVAGYGTAVAIPASILAAMGFQPMFAAVICLVANTVPTAFGAIGIPIVTMAGVTGLPVETISYYTALQLFVFIILITYLLVILTAGFKGIKGVFWATLISGLAFAFPQLYTAKYMGAELPCLIGSVCSMIATIVWARLFHRDTAAQVDPIPAAEKVKAWLPYILVFAFIILCSNLFPAIRDALGSVKTTVRIYGDNPFTFKWIATPGALIIIATYIGGMIQGVKVREITGVLGSTAKKLVYSGVTVVSIVALAKVMSTSGMINTIAIAVADSTSSYFPFISPLLGALGTFVTGSDTSSNVLFGQLQMEVANRISIDSTWIVSASAAGATAGKMISPQSIAVATAATGLTGYEGRIMNRTLAVCVGYVLVLGTLVYVAIPYLHLL, via the coding sequence ATGGATTATCTGCAACTGGCGGCAGCGCTCGCCCCCATCGTCTGGCTGATCTTCTCGCTTGTCGTGCTCAAGCTGCCTGCCTATCGCACCTGTGCGCTCACGCTGGTCTGCACGCTGGCCCTTGCCGTGTTCGGCTGGTGGAAGATGCCCGCCTTCATGGCCCTTTCCGCCGCGCTCGAAGGGGCGGCCATGGCCCTGTGGCCCATCATGATCGTGATCATCGCCGCCGTGTTCACCTACAACCTTGCCCGCCACACCGGCAGCATGGACGTGATCACCCGCATGCTCTCGTCCATCACCACCGACAAGCGTCTGCTGGTGCTCATCGTGGCCTGGGGCTTCGGCGGCTTTCTCGAAGGCGTGGCCGGATACGGCACCGCCGTGGCCATTCCCGCCAGCATCCTTGCCGCCATGGGCTTTCAGCCCATGTTCGCCGCGGTGATCTGCCTAGTGGCCAACACCGTGCCCACGGCCTTCGGGGCCATCGGCATTCCCATCGTGACCATGGCGGGCGTCACCGGCCTGCCGGTGGAAACCATCAGCTACTACACCGCCTTGCAACTGTTCGTGTTCATCATCCTGATAACCTACCTGCTGGTCATCCTTACCGCCGGGTTCAAGGGGATCAAGGGCGTGTTCTGGGCCACCCTGATTTCCGGCCTGGCCTTCGCGTTTCCGCAACTGTACACCGCAAAGTACATGGGCGCCGAACTGCCGTGCCTTATCGGCAGCGTGTGCAGCATGATCGCCACCATCGTCTGGGCGCGCCTGTTCCACCGCGACACCGCCGCGCAGGTCGATCCCATTCCCGCCGCGGAAAAGGTGAAGGCCTGGCTGCCGTACATACTGGTTTTCGCTTTCATCATCCTGTGCAGCAACCTGTTCCCGGCCATCCGTGACGCCCTGGGCTCGGTGAAGACCACCGTGCGCATCTACGGCGACAATCCCTTCACCTTCAAGTGGATCGCCACCCCCGGCGCGCTGATCATCATCGCCACCTACATCGGCGGCATGATCCAGGGCGTGAAGGTGCGCGAAATCACCGGCGTGCTCGGCAGCACCGCCAAGAAGCTGGTGTACTCGGGCGTCACCGTGGTCTCCATCGTGGCGCTGGCCAAGGTCATGTCCACCAGCGGCATGATCAACACCATCGCCATCGCCGTGGCCGATTCCACCAGCAGCTACTTCCCGTTCATCTCGCCGCTGCTGGGCGCGCTGGGCACCTTCGTCACCGGCAGCGATACATCGTCCAACGTGCTCTTCGGGCAGTTGCAGATGGAAGTGGCCAACCGCATCAGCATCGACAGCACGTGGATCGTTTCCGCCTCTGCCGCCGGGGCCACCGCGGGCAAGATGATCTCGCCCCAGTCCATCGCCGTGGCCACTGCCGCCACCGGCCTTACCGGCTACGAGGGGCGCATCATGAACCGCACCCTGGCCGTGTGCGTGGGCTACGTGCTGGTGCTGGGCACCCTAGTCTACGTGGCCATTCCGTACCTGCACCTGCTGTAA
- the phoU gene encoding phosphate signaling complex protein PhoU, with product MAPARNLTTDRLDALRHKLLAMLATVEQAIDSCIEAYCQRDEAKAWTVASHDHAINEMETCIDEMGMRLLAREGPLAQDLRTVLATMRIANDIERMADEAANIAERTMPLVALPPLPFDEDFKAFVPLVRNMVHQAVQCVVDMDADRGRRLAELDEGVDCGLRQITLKVVQYMKSNPDRIEAALSFLIICRRLERIGDLSTNIGESVFFAVRGVNAKHSHFEDEDQA from the coding sequence ATGGCCCCCGCCCGCAACCTGACCACCGACCGACTAGACGCCCTGCGCCACAAGCTGCTGGCCATGCTCGCCACGGTGGAGCAGGCCATCGACAGTTGCATCGAAGCCTACTGCCAGCGCGACGAAGCCAAGGCCTGGACCGTCGCCTCGCACGACCACGCCATCAACGAGATGGAAACCTGCATCGACGAGATGGGCATGCGCCTTCTGGCCCGCGAAGGGCCGCTGGCACAGGATCTGCGCACGGTGCTGGCCACCATGCGCATCGCCAACGACATCGAGCGCATGGCCGACGAAGCCGCCAACATCGCAGAACGCACCATGCCCCTGGTGGCCCTGCCTCCGTTGCCCTTCGACGAGGACTTCAAGGCTTTCGTGCCGCTGGTGCGCAACATGGTCCACCAGGCGGTGCAGTGCGTGGTGGACATGGATGCCGACCGGGGCCGCAGGCTGGCGGAACTGGACGAAGGCGTGGACTGCGGCTTGCGCCAGATTACCCTCAAGGTAGTGCAGTACATGAAGTCCAACCCCGACAGGATCGAGGCGGCGTTGTCGTTCCTGATCATCTGTCGCAGGCTGGAACGCATTGGCGACCTGTCCACCAACATCGGGGAGAGCGTGTTTTTCGCCGTACGCGGCGTCAACGCCAAGCACAGCCATTTCGAGGACGAAGATCAGGCATAG
- the greA gene encoding transcription elongation factor GreA: MSSIPISTEGYDRLMKELERLKSERPAIIQAIKEAREEGDLKENAGYDAARERQGMLEARISYIESRMAQFNVINLDSLSGDKVMFGATVEIEDLDSGEAKRYTLLGPDEADYAQGSISVLSPVARALLGKEEGDEIVVDAPRGRISYEIISIAFEGARR, translated from the coding sequence ATGAGCAGCATCCCCATCTCCACCGAAGGCTACGATCGACTGATGAAGGAACTGGAACGCCTGAAGTCGGAACGCCCGGCGATCATCCAGGCCATCAAGGAAGCCCGCGAAGAAGGCGATCTGAAAGAAAACGCCGGGTACGACGCCGCGCGCGAACGGCAGGGCATGCTCGAAGCCCGTATTTCGTACATCGAATCGCGCATGGCCCAGTTCAACGTCATCAATCTGGACAGCCTGTCCGGCGACAAGGTGATGTTCGGCGCCACCGTGGAAATCGAGGATCTCGACAGCGGCGAAGCCAAGCGCTACACGCTGCTCGGTCCGGACGAGGCCGATTACGCCCAGGGCTCCATTTCCGTCCTTTCGCCGGTGGCGCGCGCGCTGCTGGGCAAGGAGGAGGGCGACGAGATCGTTGTGGATGCCCCGCGCGGCCGCATCAGCTACGAGATCATCTCCATCGCCTTCGAGGGCGCGCGTCGCTAG
- a CDS encoding substrate-binding periplasmic protein, with translation MRCIVLLRMKIFLPLILILFMSEAALCSEEFYVMSEQNAPPYGFIENGEKKGIDYDIITEAARRMGIDVKIDFVPWLRMYKSLESGACDGGSAFFHIKERESFVVYISPPLHHSTYVVFVRSGEEFEYSSPASLYGKRVGVTRGYRLNKEFLEAVTSGKINIEEVDNASLNIQKMVTGRLDCMVSNRDATLIQLKNAGLSNKIIPLEIPVIEPRGLHLVLSRAGRYAKNREFISRLESVLRTMKEDGTFQKIYSMYGLP, from the coding sequence ATGCGTTGCATCGTCTTGTTGCGTATGAAAATATTTTTGCCATTGATTTTGATATTATTCATGAGCGAAGCGGCATTATGCAGCGAAGAATTTTATGTGATGTCTGAACAAAATGCTCCTCCTTACGGTTTCATCGAGAACGGAGAAAAAAAGGGAATTGACTATGACATCATAACCGAAGCTGCCAGGAGAATGGGCATTGATGTCAAGATAGATTTTGTCCCGTGGCTTCGCATGTACAAATCACTCGAAAGTGGAGCATGCGATGGAGGTTCTGCGTTTTTTCACATAAAAGAGCGTGAATCGTTTGTCGTATACATAAGCCCTCCACTACACCATAGCACCTATGTGGTGTTTGTTCGCAGCGGTGAGGAATTCGAATATTCGTCCCCTGCAAGCCTTTACGGAAAAAGGGTCGGCGTAACGCGAGGATACAGGCTGAACAAGGAGTTTTTGGAAGCTGTCACAAGTGGAAAGATCAACATTGAAGAAGTCGATAATGCCTCACTGAATATCCAGAAGATGGTGACCGGTCGCCTGGACTGCATGGTCAGCAATCGCGATGCGACACTCATTCAACTCAAAAACGCAGGACTTTCGAACAAAATCATTCCGTTGGAAATTCCTGTCATCGAACCGAGGGGATTGCATCTGGTCCTGTCGCGAGCCGGTCGATATGCCAAGAATCGCGAATTTATCTCGCGATTGGAATCCGTCCTGCGCACCATGAAGGAAGATGGAACTTTCCAAAAGATCTACAGCATGTATGGCCTGCCATGA
- a CDS encoding substrate-binding periplasmic protein, which yields MPCALLVCVAASGASAGQAAPAVSAPASSAQSASAPSALTLATTISPPLSEPGQNGMLDQIIKAAFARIGADVALQQLPSERGLVMADNGQVDGDGNRISGLQASYPNLLQVPESNMTYEFTAFALRPDVNVRDWDDLRHYTVGYIIGWKIYDENVRASSTVKVATPENLFALLRAGRVDVVLYYRLGGMYYARKLGLTNLRVLEPPLAKREMYMYLNIRHADLVPRLTEALRGMKKDGSYERIVAPFLNR from the coding sequence ATGCCGTGCGCGCTTCTGGTGTGCGTTGCCGCATCCGGGGCCAGTGCCGGTCAGGCTGCCCCAGCTGTTTCCGCTCCGGCCAGTTCCGCGCAGTCCGCCTCTGCCCCGTCCGCCCTCACCCTGGCCACCACCATATCTCCGCCGCTCAGCGAGCCCGGTCAAAACGGCATGCTGGACCAGATCATCAAGGCGGCCTTCGCGCGCATCGGAGCGGACGTAGCCTTGCAGCAACTGCCCAGCGAACGCGGGCTGGTCATGGCCGACAACGGGCAGGTGGACGGCGACGGCAACCGCATCAGCGGATTGCAGGCCAGCTACCCCAACCTGCTCCAGGTGCCCGAAAGCAACATGACCTACGAGTTCACGGCCTTCGCCCTGCGGCCGGACGTGAACGTGCGCGACTGGGACGACCTGCGCCACTACACCGTCGGGTACATCATCGGCTGGAAGATTTACGACGAGAACGTGCGCGCCAGCAGCACGGTAAAGGTCGCCACGCCGGAAAACCTGTTTGCGCTGCTGCGGGCCGGGCGCGTGGACGTGGTGCTCTACTATCGCCTGGGCGGCATGTACTACGCCCGCAAGCTGGGCCTGACCAACCTGCGCGTGCTGGAGCCGCCCCTGGCCAAGCGCGAAATGTACATGTACCTCAACATCCGCCATGCCGATCTGGTTCCCCGACTGACAGAGGCGTTGCGCGGCATGAAGAAGGACGGCAGCTACGAGCGCATCGTGGCCCCGTTCCTGAATCGTTGA
- the blaOXA gene encoding class D beta-lactamase, with protein MRMQRVSPLTVLALLLALCTALPAPARAATSFLAREGDEVLAAEGDLSTRRSPCSTFKIAISLMGYDAGILVDATHPVRPYDESLNVAYDMWKQPHDPAMWMRNSCVWYSQATTRELGMERFRAYVDRFGYGNRDISGRRGPLDAIAPDDGLTRSWLSGSLSISPEEEVDFIGRLVRSELPVSAHAQEMTRRILFVQDMQGGWKLYGKTGSGVRQLPDGTRVEDRQIGWFVGWAQHGDGRIVLFAHLLEDEDDNPAPAGRRSRDAAIVKVQRLLGVAPGEW; from the coding sequence ATGCGGATGCAACGTGTTTCTCCCCTGACGGTACTTGCCCTGCTGCTTGCCCTGTGCACGGCCCTGCCCGCTCCTGCCCGCGCCGCCACCAGCTTTCTTGCGCGCGAGGGCGACGAGGTGCTGGCCGCAGAGGGCGACCTGTCCACCCGCCGCTCGCCCTGCTCCACCTTCAAGATCGCCATCAGCCTCATGGGCTACGACGCGGGCATCCTGGTCGACGCAACGCACCCGGTGCGCCCCTACGACGAAAGCCTGAACGTGGCCTACGACATGTGGAAGCAGCCGCACGACCCCGCCATGTGGATGCGCAACAGCTGCGTGTGGTATTCGCAGGCCACCACGCGCGAACTGGGCATGGAGCGCTTCAGGGCCTACGTGGACCGCTTCGGCTACGGCAACCGCGATATCTCGGGGCGGCGCGGCCCGCTGGATGCCATCGCCCCGGACGACGGCCTGACCCGCTCGTGGCTGTCCGGCAGCCTGTCCATCTCGCCCGAGGAAGAGGTGGACTTCATCGGCAGGCTGGTGCGTTCCGAACTGCCGGTGTCGGCGCATGCGCAGGAAATGACCCGGCGCATCCTGTTCGTGCAGGACATGCAGGGCGGCTGGAAGCTGTACGGCAAGACCGGCAGCGGGGTACGCCAGCTGCCCGACGGCACGCGCGTCGAAGACCGGCAGATCGGCTGGTTCGTGGGCTGGGCGCAGCATGGGGATGGCCGTATCGTGCTGTTCGCCCACCTGTTGGAGGACGAGGACGACAACCCGGCCCCGGCTGGGCGCAGATCGCGCGATGCGGCCATCGTCAAGGTGCAGCGGTTGCTGGGCGTTGCCCCCGGCGAGTGGTAA
- a CDS encoding carbonic anhydrase has translation MPAPDLGRFIAGFRRFQKSWFCRDHNLFENLVEEQSPKALVIACSDSRVDPALLLDCNPGDLFVVRNVANLVPPYEARTTTQHGVSAALEFAVRSLKVEDIIILGHARCGGIKALLSGAAGDRDDTEFLSRWVSIAAPAQERVQQCCPHCSEQELHRACEQESILVSLENLMTFPWLRERVERGELSLHGWFFDLEKGELLGWDAATKTFQPMVRECI, from the coding sequence ATGCCCGCACCCGATCTTGGCCGCTTCATCGCTGGTTTCCGGCGTTTTCAGAAAAGCTGGTTCTGCCGCGACCACAACCTGTTCGAAAACCTGGTGGAAGAGCAGTCTCCCAAGGCGCTGGTCATCGCGTGCAGCGATTCGCGCGTGGACCCGGCCCTGCTGCTGGACTGCAACCCTGGCGACCTGTTCGTGGTGCGCAACGTGGCCAACCTGGTGCCCCCGTACGAGGCCCGCACCACCACCCAGCACGGGGTCAGCGCCGCGCTGGAGTTTGCCGTGCGCAGCCTGAAGGTGGAAGACATCATCATCCTGGGCCATGCCCGGTGCGGCGGCATCAAGGCGCTGCTTTCCGGCGCGGCGGGGGACCGGGACGATACGGAATTCCTGTCGCGCTGGGTCAGCATTGCCGCGCCCGCGCAGGAACGGGTGCAGCAATGCTGCCCGCATTGCTCGGAGCAGGAGCTGCACCGCGCCTGCGAACAGGAATCCATTCTGGTTTCGCTGGAAAACCTGATGACCTTCCCCTGGCTGCGCGAACGGGTGGAGCGGGGCGAACTTTCACTGCACGGCTGGTTCTTCGACCTGGAAAAAGGGGAACTGCTGGGCTGGGACGCAGCCACGAAGACCTTCCAACCCATGGTGCGCGAATGCATCTGA